A DNA window from Streptomyces sp. CA-278952 contains the following coding sequences:
- the cutA gene encoding divalent-cation tolerance protein CutA, translated as MTAPPAWLTVLTTTDSEDKADALARSAVEARLAACAQISAPVTSVYRWQNAIETTEEWQVLFKTTAERYDELEEHLQREHDYETPEIIALPVIRGSAGYLGWVTAETAPPAAL; from the coding sequence ATGACAGCGCCGCCGGCATGGCTGACCGTACTGACCACGACCGACAGCGAGGACAAGGCCGACGCCCTGGCCCGGTCGGCGGTGGAGGCCAGGCTGGCGGCCTGCGCGCAGATCTCCGCCCCCGTCACCTCCGTCTACCGGTGGCAGAACGCCATCGAGACGACCGAGGAGTGGCAGGTGCTCTTCAAGACGACGGCGGAACGCTACGACGAACTGGAGGAACACCTCCAGCGGGAGCACGACTACGAGACGCCGGAGATCATCGCCCTGCCGGTGATCCGGGGCAGTGCCGGCTACCTCGGCTGGGTGACGGCGGAGACGGCGCCCCCGGCAGCCCTGTGA
- a CDS encoding gamma-glutamylcyclotransferase family protein: protein MTTTAPGGPVAAELPFFVYGTLLPGEPNHDLFLRGRTAGERPAVLPRALLYEGPGYPYAIEGHGRVHGTLLVAAPGVYGELLGLLDHLEEFLGPGHPRNLYERVVREVELPARAAEAGELGELGELGELGEPGASGGSVQAWVYLAATAVTRSLRTGGVLIPEGRWTTGRAGGGS, encoded by the coding sequence ATGACCACGACCGCCCCCGGCGGCCCCGTCGCCGCCGAACTGCCCTTCTTCGTATACGGGACGCTGCTGCCGGGCGAACCCAACCACGACCTGTTCCTCCGGGGCCGTACGGCGGGGGAGCGGCCGGCCGTGCTGCCCCGGGCCCTCCTCTACGAAGGCCCCGGCTACCCGTACGCGATCGAGGGCCACGGCCGCGTCCACGGCACCCTGCTCGTCGCCGCGCCCGGGGTGTACGGGGAACTGCTCGGGCTGCTGGACCACCTGGAGGAGTTCCTCGGCCCCGGCCACCCGCGCAACCTGTACGAACGCGTCGTCCGCGAGGTCGAGCTGCCGGCGCGGGCGGCGGAGGCCGGGGAGCTCGGGGAGCTCGGGGAGCTCGGGGAGCTCGGGGAGCCCGGGGCGTCCGGGGGATCCGTGCAGGCCTGGGTCTACCTAGCCGCGACCGCCGTCACCCGCTCGCTGCGGACCGGCGGCGTCCTCATCCCCGAGGGACGGTGGACCACCGGACGCGCGGGGGGCGGCTCCTAG